A stretch of DNA from Clostridium sp. JN-9:
AATACTTAAAGTACAAGGAATTCTCCATGCTTTTTATAAATGGAATCAATGTTGTTGTGTCCCCAGGCTTATCGCAAACAGTAACCCATACTATATATTGGGAATCTACTCCATTCTGAACATTGTAACCTGGTTTTAACTGACCATTTTTCATAGCATCCTCTTTCATCCTCATAAAGGTTGCATCTTTATCTGTCTTGGAATAGCTATTACGTTTACCGCAGGTATGGATTTTCTGTGTATATTCTTTTAACTTTCTAAGGTATTCCTCAAGTTTTTCAATAGAACGTTGAATAGGAGTTTTCCTTTTACCACATCCATGTACAAATTCAATATTTTCTTCCTTTTTCAAGGCGTAAAGCTTTTTGCGTAGCTTTTTTACATGTTTCATTTTTACTTTGTTTTCGTATACAAGCTTTATTCCATACAATTCCTCACATTCGGCTACAAAATCAGCTAATTTAGAAAGTAATCTCTCCAGGTTTTTTGAAACTGCTTTTTTCCAGACGAAAGTATACTTGTTAGCACATGCCTCTATCTTTGTACCATCAATAAATATAGTATCTCCTGATATTTCTCCAATCTCATAAAGAAAATTTGACATTTCAGCCATTATTGTTTCTGAGCACGGGGCAAAATGAATACTACGAAATCTTGCAAAAGTAGAATGATCTGGTGCTGGTGAACCTTCTAAAAGGTACATGAAATTTACATCTCTTTTGCAGGATAGCTCCATTGCTCTTGATGAATAATTATGATTCATATAGGAGTAAAGTACAATCTTCAGCATCTGACGTGGCGTAGCCTGATTTTCCCTTATTCGGGAATAAGTCGAATATAAATCTGTTAAATCCATCTCCTCTACAAATTGACTTAGCAAACGCACTGAATCATTATTGGGAATCATGTACTCAATATTTAATGGAAGTTTTAATTGATAATTTCCACGATATAAAGTATAATTTTTGTGTGAATTAATGTATTTTCTCATATGTTAATTTTACTATAAATCTTTCACTCTTTCGAGTGGAAGATTTATTTTTATGTAAAAAAGCTGCCGCACCAATTATTTTAGTGCAACAGCCCCTGTTTTTTTTGCTAAAATGTTTATATTAAAATTTTGTCCCTAAATTTTAACTAATTATTAACCTCTTTTTAATTAATAAATATTATACTAAAAGTTATGTTAAAGGTAGTCTTAATTTCCAATTGGAGGAGTGTTATTTTGGGTAAAAAAAAGAAATTTAAATCAAAACTTTTAATAATGTTTATAATCTACGAGATAGTATTTACTATAATAACAGCACCTTTTTATGTATTAAAAGGACCATTTGAAAACTTAAAAAAGATTGTGGTTGCTACAGTAATGGGCACAAGGCATACATATCTTGTAACAACATTTTTGTCAACAGATGAAATTAATAAAATATTAAATAATCAAGGTGGTGTTAAAGATACAGAGGCTGTAGATGTGGCAAATATAAAGGTAAATAATAACCGCAGTAATGAAATTGTAAGATATGATCTGCATCCTGATTCAGGAAGATATGATGGTTATTTATTGGAGATACCTGTACCTACCAAGGTTAAGATAGCTGTTACTAGTAAACTAGGAGTGCAGGGAGAGAAAACCAGTGAAATGGCAAAGGAGCATAATGCAGTGGCGGCAATTAATGGAGGCGGATTTTACGATGCCAATAAAGCTTCATTTGGAGGCGCTGCAGCATATCCAGGCGGTTTTGTAATTTCTAACGGTCAGGTTGTATTTCCAAAGGATGATTCAGGTGCAGACGTAAAATATAGTGTCACAGCTTTTACAAAGGCTGGACAGCTGATTGTAGGAAATTATAGTTTAAATGAATTGAGACAAAAGAATGTTTCTGAGGCTATTTGTTTCAGAGGCCCTGTTTTAATAGCCAATGGAAAAGGACAAATATCTTCTAAGGACGCAGCCAGCAGTGGTTTACAGCCTGTAACGGCAATAGGACAGAAAAGAGACGGTACTGTTTTATTTCTAGTAATGGATGGCAGGAAAAATCTTATAAAGTCAGGAGCCACCATGAAAGATGCTCAGGATGAACTTTTAAAATTCGGCGCATATAATGCAACAAATTTAGATGGAGGATACTCGTCCACTATGTATTATGATGGCAGCGTTATAAATAATCCGCATGGATTGAATGGAGAAAGATATGTGGCCACTGCATTGTATGTTGAACCTTAAAGGAGAGTTAGTAATATGAGTAAAATTAAAAGAATATTATTATGGAGTATAATTGCCGTGCTGGTTCAAACTGGTGTATTTTTTGCTGCAGATAAGTACTATGGGGAAACCATATTAAATACTAATGTTACTGAAGTAAGGGTAGATAAAAACAATAAAACACTTAAGAATATAACAGTTAATGTGCCTTCAGATGCTAAACAAACTGAGATTTCCTATGATGGCAAATATATATCTTATTATCAACAAAATAAATTAAACATAATTAACACTTATGATGGAACAAAACATTCTGTAAGTGCAGAAAATGGCTTTACACAGGTATACAGTAGATGGTTTCCTGATATGAATTCAATGGTTATATGTGAAAAGGACTTAAATCAGGGTAGAAATATAAATATTTATAGATATAATGCAGATAATGATAGTAAATTTACTCCAACAAATTATAAAGGAAAGGATATTAAGCTGAAATTAAATAACAGCAGCGACAAAATTTCAGATATAGCAATTTCATCTGCCATGAACATATGGTATATAAGAGTGGCTAAAGCTAATGGAAGAGCAGATATATTTAATATTGATGTAAATGGAAATGTGGTACCATTATTAAATTCAAAAATGATTGGTAAAATCGGAGTATTTAATCGTATGACCAATTTGATTTATGAAAGCAGAATAGATAATAATGTATATGTAAAAAATAATAGCTGGGATTCCCTAAGTAAAGATGTTTATTTACTTAAAGTAGACGATTCTGATAATTTATATATAGGTAAAATTAAGAATAATAAAATTGTTAAAATTCAATTTGGGTCTATAAAGAAAAATATAAATCAATGGCAGTCCATAGATTTTAATGATCCTGTAGCTATAAATCATATTATTATAACAAACAGCGGAAAAGTATATATGGCTGACAGCACAAATGGCGTCATTACAGATGAATTATCCAGTAAAACTACAAAATATAAAGGAATCATAATTGGTATTATTGATAAAACTTTATATGCTGTAAATAATGGTGTACTCATAAAGGAAAACTTAAATTAATTTCTAGAAGGAAGAATTGCTTCGCTTCCTATTGCTGCCGAATATATTATAAAGTTATTGTTTCCATAATTATCATCTGCATATATAAAAAGAATGTAAATAGATTTGATTTTACACAAATCTATTTACGTTCCCTGTTTGTAATTTATTTGTAAATAACAAGTTCTTCTAGTGGACGTCTCATTCTTCTGTAAGGGCTTTCCTTTTCATATCCAATAGGTGTAAAAGCTATAGGATGAAGTGAACTATCAAGTTCTAATATATTCTTAGCTGCTTCCACGTCAAATGCCCCCACCCAGCAGGTTCCAAGCCCAAGGGCTGTGGCAGCATAAACAATATGATCCATAACTATAGCAGCATCTACATCGCTGTAATTTTTATTGTCACGACGAACCCAGCACTTTTCTGGAATTGAGCAGATACAAATCACATAAGGTGCTTCTACGAACCAATTGCTGTTATATATTTTTTTCAGTTCTTCTTTTTTACCCTCAGTACTGATTACAATTATTTTAAATCCCTGACGATTAGCTGCAGTTGGAGCTAGTCTTGCTGTTTCTAGTATTTTATCCAGCTTTTCACGTTCAACGGTGGTTGATTTATAAGCTCTTACACTATGACGTTTTTGTACCAATTCAAAATAATCCATATCATACCCTCCATTAATTATTATTATTAATTGTATATTTTAACACTAACACATTTATCTAAATTATCAAGTGCTGTTTTTTGTCGAATGCTACCAGGCAGCACCCGAAATAAGTCGATAAAATGGGGACGGTTAAGTGAATAAAGCTAATTTCATAGAGTTTAATTGCGGCATTTTAATAACAAATATAAGTTATATTTATGTGAGGTGCTTCTAGATTAAATAGATATTAAAATATTAAATCATTAAATTAATATTATTAACTTATATATTAATAGTATTAATATTAATATAAATATAATATAAATATTTTTAATTTTAATATTGATTTATTTTAATAAGGGTAGTATATTATATACATAAGCATTGTAAGATTATTCATAAATTGGATTATATGATTTATTTAAGGGAGATGAAATTTTGTCCTATAAAATTATTAACAAGTGTCCAGTCTGCGGCTCTAAACTGTACATAACAAGATTAAAATGCAGTAAATGTAACACAGTAATTGAAAATGAGTTTGAAATGACATCAAAATTTGATTATTTAACAGCAGATCAATTATCCTTTGTGGAAACTTTTCTTAAAAACAGAGGGAATATAAAAGACGTTGAAAAAGAGCTTGGAATATCATATCCAACGGTTAGAGCTAAGCTGGATGAAGTTTTAAATGCATTGGGATATAATGTAACTTCACAGACTGCCGTGAATAAAAAGAAGATTGTAGATATGCTTGAAAATGGTGAAATAACACCTGATCAGGCCATTAAAATGTTAAATGAATAAATAAATGGGGGTTATTAATATGAATGAAGAAGTATCAAAAATTTTAAAAATGGTTGAAGATGGCAAGATAACTGCTGATAAAGCACAACAGCTTATAGAGGCCCTTAGTGAAAAACCTAAGGATGTTCAAGTTGCAAATTATGATGACATTATGAATAAAATGTTGAAAATAAGGGTGAGTTCACATGATGGGGACAAAGTAAATGTAACCCTTCCAATAAAGTTAATTAAAACTATGCTTAAAACATTTGGTAAAATTCCAATGTATAGTGACAATAAATACATGGAGAATGTTGATATTACAGTTATAGCCGATGCAATTGACAATGGACTCACAGGAAAAATTGTGGATGTAAATTCTTCTGATGGCGATATTGTTGAGATTTCAATTGAATAGGATGTGAATTTATGAAGGTTTCAGTTAAAACTGAAGGAAAAAGATTTTTCATTCCAGTACCTTTTGGAATTATTAAGCTTGGTATATTAATGGCTAAATCCCCTCTTGTTTTAAAACATACACCGGAAAAATACAGGGGATATATTAACTGTATAGATACAAATGAACTCAGTAAATGTATTGGTATTCTTAAGCAATATAAAGGCTTGAGAGTTGTAGACATAAGAGATAAAGATGGCACAGAGGTAGTAATAACAATATAGAAAGGGAATATTATGAGAGGTAAAAGAAATTTATCATTATATTTAACTGGAAGGTTAATTTCTCTAGTTGGGACAGGAATTCAACAAATAGCGCTGCCGCTTTATATTCTGGATTTAACACATTCTGGTGTTATGATGGGAGTATTTTCAATGCTTTGCCTGCTGCCAAATCTGATAACTTCGCCTTTTGCAGGTATTCTTGGGGATAGGAAAAACAGAAGAAATTTAATGGTAATAGCGGATTTTGGAAGAGGTATTTTAATCTGCATTTTAGGATTCCTGTCTATGTCAGGGACTATTAATATTTATATATTATTTATAAGTCAGATATTAATTTCCATTATGGACAGTATTTTTGGAGGAGCTTCGGTGGCCATGCTTCCTGAATTATTATCTGAAGATGAGCTTATGAAAGCTATGTCTATAAGGGGTGCTCTGGATGCAGTCTCAATGATTATTGGACCGGCACTGGGCGGTATAATTTATGGATTCTTTGGAATTAAAACAGTTTTCTATTTAAATGGAGTTTCATTTATTTTATCGGGAATATGCTCATTGGCAATAGTATACAAAGCTAAAGTATATGACAAGGGAAAAATAACATTAAGATCATTTTTTACGGAAAATAAAGAAGTATTGTTATTGATAAAAAACAGCAGGGGGCTCATGCAGTTATTTGCATTTGCAATGATAACAAATCTTCTTATGGAACCTTTGTTTGATATAGTAATGCCTTATGTTATGAAAAAGGGAATAGGCTTTAGCTCACAGCAGTATGGTTACATAATAACAGCTTTTATGGTGGGGATTCTTATTGGTAACCTAGCCTTGGGCCTTTTCGCGGGTAAATTTAAAACCAAATTTTTAATGAACAGTGGATTTATTTTAGAAATGATAATGTCTTTTGCACTTACAATTGTAGTATTCCCTAAAGTGGTAAATATTCTAGGAGGTAACAGCTGGAATCTATTTATAATTCTTTCACTTATATGTCTATTCATGGGAATCTTTAATGCAGCAGTTAATACTCCACTTAATACAAATCTTCAGAAAATGGTATCTAATGATATGAGATCAAGATTTTTCTCATTGCTTGGAGTTTTTTCACAGGGTGCAGTCCCTCTCGGAGCAATTATATATGGTATCCTTTTAGATAAATTTCATTACTTTAATATAATGTTTGTAATAACAATATTGACATCAGCTATAACCATATACTTTATTATAAAGGCAGTTCCAGAGGTTTATGATCCAAAACCAATTGGAAATAATGCAAAAATAGAAGAAAAGAGTTTGACGGGGACGGTTAACAACCTAAACAACTTAAAAGGGATGGTTAACAACTGACTAACTTCTAACTTTCAACTTCCAATTTTTAACTAAGGAATGGTGGTTAACAATTTACCAATGTTTTCAAATAAGTTGAATAACATCCTTTGTTGGAGTCAATACTATTAGCTATATAATTTCATTTAGTAAATCACTATTTAAGTGAGCAAAAATACTGATGCTTCTACAGTTTTTTGAGAAGCTGCATAGCTGATTTACTTTGAAATCTATTTGGTTGAGTTTAACAAAGAATGGGGTGTTTTCATTGCCAAGAACTGAAAGAATAAAGATGGATAATGCAATATACCATGTTATGGTGAGAAGTATAACTGAAGTTCCGTTGTTCAAAAAAGATGATGATAAAGACAAATACTTGAAACAGATGAAGGATTACCAAACAATATTTGGATTCAAGGTATATGCTTATTGTATCATGACTAACCATGCACATTTCATAATTGATTCCAATGGAGCAGACATATCAAAAATAATGCATGGACTGAATTTTAAATATGCAGTTACTTATAATAGGATTCATGATAGGCATGGACATGTGTTTCAAGATAGATTTAAGAGCAAAATAGTTGATACTGATAGATATTTAGTTACTTTATCAGCTTATATTCACAATAATCCTTTAAAAATAAAGGGTTATGAAAACTGTCCTGAAAAGTATAAATATTCAAGTTTAAAAGTGTATTTGGGTCTTAAAAAAGATGAAACAGGTCTTTTGGATGAGGCTTATATAATGCAAATGATGGGTGAAAATGTTAACAATGCAAGAGATAGATATTTAAAATTTGTATATATGTGTGATAAAGAAAAGCTAAAGAAGGAAATGGAATTTGAAGATGAAAAGACTGAGTATAGAAGTCAGAGAAAGGTACTGGTTAGAAATTTCAGCCCAGAGAAGATAATAGCCTTTATTTGTGAAGAAACAGGCATAGAAAAGCTAATGATGTATATGAAGAACAGCAGAAATAATAAGGAAGCAAGAGCATTAGCAGTGCTTTTAATGAGAAGCCTCTGTAATTTTAAAATTAAGCATATCTGCCAGATCCTTGGTAATATTACGGAATCCAGGGTTTCAAAGCTATGCTCCATAGGAGTTGAACTTATATCCACGGAGGATAGGTACAAGGATATTGTAAATAAATTTATTCTTCAGCAGGTGTGTTGAAAAAACATTTAAGTTAATAAGAAATTATACAGCCTTTTATGGCCATTTTTTTATACTTTATAAAAGGCTTTATTTGTTTGCATTTTATTATTTTGTACAAGCTTCAAGCTGTTCGAATTCTTTATAAATGAGAATCAATAATGAAGTAATTACATAGCAGAATAATAGTATGTTTAAATATTAATATATAGGAAAATCAAATTAGGCGTAGGCAATGCTATAAACTTAACAGATAAAAAATGTTAACCGTCCCACCGTTACACTGTTACATTTCTCCCGCAATAATTCAGGGAACTAAATGAGATTAAAAAAATCTCCAGGTAAATGTAAAATTGCCTGAAGGTTTTTTAATAAATTATAATTTTATTCCAAGTACATTTTTTACAAATAATCCAATAATGAAGGATAAAAACGCAACCCCCAAGCTTACTCCTGCCATTTGTATAAATCGCTGTTTGAAGTTAACTTCTTTAGCAACAGCTATATAATAATTAAAAACTGAAATTACAATCACAGCAATAACAAGACTTATTATAAGTGCTTGTACATACATATCTTTAGGTAAAATGATAAAAGGGAGTACTAATAAGATAACTGTTAATAGATATGAGACTCCTGTATAAACACTTGATTTCAAAGCATCTTTCGTATTCTCTGCTTTTTCAGCTATATACTCGCTAGCTGCCATAGAAAGAGTAGCTGACATCCCTGTGATTATTCCAGCCAGGGCAATTGTTTTGGTATTTGCCATAGACAGAGTAAATCCTGCAAGACTTCCTGTTATCTCCACAAGGGCATCGTTTAATCCAAGAACAATAGATCCTACATATTTAAGACGATCTTCGTCCAGCATACCAAGAAGTAAAGATTCATGGCTTTCTTCTTCTTTAGCCATTTTAGCAAATTCGGGTAGTTTGTATGATAATTCATCGTATTTGTATAACTTATATGCTTGATTTTCTCTTCCTTCCATTTGTTTTACTGCAAAAGTAAATCCAAGCGTTTTAGCTATAAATGAATAAAACCAAACTACATTTTTATTAACCTTAACATCTGTATTAGTATATGTTTTTATAAATTTATAGTGCTGATTTTCATCAGCTGCTATTTTAAGCAATATGTTTTTATTATTTTCGTCCTTTGTAATTTTAGCTACATTCCTATATATCTGACCCTCAGTTATTTCTCTTAACTGAATTTTAAGCAATATTTCTTTTAAATTTTCACTTATTTCCATTTTATTTACCACCTTTCCATATGATTTACTTTACATCTATTTAAATGGTTTTTACTAATTTTATGAAAGGATTTATCATATTATTATAGTACTACCACATTAAACTTACAATGAAAATAATTGATATTAAGTTTTATGAAATAATTAATATTGGGTTCATGACCTCAATTAGAAAACTAAATAAAAATTATGAGACTAATTATTGCTTAAAAAGCTTAACCGTCCCCAAGAGATACCAGGGAATATTGCTAAGGAAGCTTAACCGTCCCTTAGAAATATTGCCAAAAAAGCTTAACCGTCCCCCAAAAATAGTGCTAAAATTAAAATAAGCGACTATATAGAAAGGATTTATTATGTGAAATGATAGAAGAAAAAAACAAAATGGTAAGGTTTTCTCCTCCTAAGGAAAAGGAAAGGCTGTTATCTTATATTATAAAATATCGTAAACAGTTTTTAATAACAGCTGTGTCAGGAATATTTTTTAATTCAGCTATAGTTTTGGGCCCTATTTTTCAGGGTAAACTGCTGGATGCTGCAGTAAATTCACCAAGTATAACCAATATACTAAATGCGGGAATTTCATTTATACTTGTTACCTTGTCTTTTCAAATAGCAAGATTTTTTAAAAGATATTATGTAAGGGATATGGCTAACAGAATCAGCGGGGATATGCGTATTTCTGTTATGGAATCTATACTTCATACTGATTTAAATGCTATAGAGAAGAAAAAGGTAGGAGATATGATGTCAACTACTATAGGGGATGTAGACATAGTGGTTGAAGCAGTGAGAAAAACTATAACTGAACTGTGGGATACAGGTGTGCTTATGATTGCATATTTTGCAGCACTTATGTTTTATGATGTTAAAATCACATTAATAGTATGTATCCCAATCCCATTTGTTATAATGCTGACTCAATTCATGAGAAAAGTGGTTCAGGCTAAATCAAAGGCTGCCAGAGCAGCTAACTCAAAGACTACTACCCAAATCAGAAAAATGATATCACAAATTAATATACTCCGCTTATATGGAAGAGAGGATACAGAGCTTAAGAGATTTAAGGAAAGACTCACTGTTCAGGCTAAAAAGACTGCCATAGTTAATGTACTGCAAAATGGACTAGCTCCCATATATTCATCCATATCAAGCTTAGGTATTATTTTAGTTATTTATTTAGGAGGTAATAAAGTTATTGGAGGAAGCTGGACAATTGGTATATTTACAGCATATATAACCATGTTTACTGCACTTGCTGTGAGAACCACAACAGCTGCTAAGGTTTTTAATCTTCAGCAGGGAGCCAAAGCTTCATGGGATAGGGTTAAATCATTATTAAACAATGACAGTTTCAGGGAACATCAGCATTCTGAAGGTATGAATCCAATTGAAATAAGTGTCAATAACCTTTCCTTTAAATATGGTGATGACCAAAACTATGCTATTAAAAATGTTTCATTTAAAGTGCCTGCTGGTATGATCGTTGGAGTAACTGGGTCTGTGGGATCTGGAAAAAGTGCATTAGGTCTGGCGTTAACAGGCTTATATGATTATGAAGGAGAAATTTGCTTTAACGGACAGGATTTAAAAAACATAGATTATAATAAAAAGATTGATGATATAACATATATGGGGCACGATTCCTTCCTATTCTCTGATTCCATAAAGAATAATATCACCTGGGGAAATACTGATGAAGCAAAGCTAGACAAGGTGCTGGATATAGCATGTTTAAAGCAGGACATGCTGAATTTTCAGGATGGCTTGGAAACACAGCTTGGTGAAAAGGGAACCAGAGTTTCAGGAGGACAAAGGCAGAGAATATCTATGGCAAGGGCTCTATATAAAGATTCTAGTATTGTAATACTTGATGATCCTTTTTCAGCTGTAGACATAAATACTGAGGCCAAAATCATAAAGGAGCTTCGACAAAATTTACAGGGAAGGACAATCTTTATATTTTCTCACAGACTTCAGATATTTAAATATACTGACATGATTTTAGTTTTTGATAAAGGCAGAATTGCTGAGAAAGGCACTCATAATGAATTAATTAATGAAGAGGGAATATATAGTAAAATTTTAGACTCACAAAGTTTTTTAGGCGGTGAATTATATGAAGCATAATGGCATTGCAGTTTCTGCTTTAAAATCAACAATAAAAAATAAATTAGTACAAAGTATATTTTTAATAGCTGCTATTTTAGGTGGTATAGCTATGCAGCTGGTGCCGCCTCAAATATTAAAAAGCATCATTGATAATAATATTTCAAAGGGAATTTACAGTGGTGTAATGAAGCTTTCAATATATTATCTGCTTGCTGTTATACTTAGCGGAGCCTTTGACTTTTTAAGAGAGCTTATGATGGCAATTATAGGTCAGGATATTCTTGCTAATATCAGGTATAATATGGGCAAAAAATTAAAAAAGCTGCCCATTTCATACTATTCCAATAATGCAGTTGGTGAAATAATAAGCAGATTTACATCAGATGTGGATGCTGTAGGAACTCTTTTTTCTGAAGGATTGGT
This window harbors:
- a CDS encoding IS1182 family transposase translates to MRKYINSHKNYTLYRGNYQLKLPLNIEYMIPNNDSVRLLSQFVEEMDLTDLYSTYSRIRENQATPRQMLKIVLYSYMNHNYSSRAMELSCKRDVNFMYLLEGSPAPDHSTFARFRSIHFAPCSETIMAEMSNFLYEIGEISGDTIFIDGTKIEACANKYTFVWKKAVSKNLERLLSKLADFVAECEELYGIKLVYENKVKMKHVKKLRKKLYALKKEENIEFVHGCGKRKTPIQRSIEKLEEYLRKLKEYTQKIHTCGKRNSYSKTDKDATFMRMKEDAMKNGQLKPGYNVQNGVDSQYIVWVTVCDKPGDTTTLIPFIKSMENSLYFKYFKIDADSGYESEENYLYIKENGQLSYIKPANYEISKTRKYKHDISRIENMDYTELGDYYTCKNNKKLTVNKIVKRKSKTGYISEKTIYTCEDCSNCVYKSKCIRGHNCKTPLEERVKNLETSKLFNMLRKEDLERIISDDGCELRMNRSIQAEGSFGEIKQDMGFRRYLCKGKKNVLAESILLAMAHNINKLHNKIQLDRTETHLFPLKKGA
- a CDS encoding phosphodiester glycosidase family protein; amino-acid sequence: MLKVVLISNWRSVILGKKKKFKSKLLIMFIIYEIVFTIITAPFYVLKGPFENLKKIVVATVMGTRHTYLVTTFLSTDEINKILNNQGGVKDTEAVDVANIKVNNNRSNEIVRYDLHPDSGRYDGYLLEIPVPTKVKIAVTSKLGVQGEKTSEMAKEHNAVAAINGGGFYDANKASFGGAAAYPGGFVISNGQVVFPKDDSGADVKYSVTAFTKAGQLIVGNYSLNELRQKNVSEAICFRGPVLIANGKGQISSKDAASSGLQPVTAIGQKRDGTVLFLVMDGRKNLIKSGATMKDAQDELLKFGAYNATNLDGGYSSTMYYDGSVINNPHGLNGERYVATALYVEP
- a CDS encoding nitroreductase family protein — encoded protein: MDYFELVQKRHSVRAYKSTTVEREKLDKILETARLAPTAANRQGFKIIVISTEGKKEELKKIYNSNWFVEAPYVICICSIPEKCWVRRDNKNYSDVDAAIVMDHIVYAATALGLGTCWVGAFDVEAAKNILELDSSLHPIAFTPIGYEKESPYRRMRRPLEELVIYK
- a CDS encoding DUF2089 domain-containing protein encodes the protein MSYKIINKCPVCGSKLYITRLKCSKCNTVIENEFEMTSKFDYLTADQLSFVETFLKNRGNIKDVEKELGISYPTVRAKLDEVLNALGYNVTSQTAVNKKKIVDMLENGEITPDQAIKMLNE
- a CDS encoding MFS transporter gives rise to the protein MRGKRNLSLYLTGRLISLVGTGIQQIALPLYILDLTHSGVMMGVFSMLCLLPNLITSPFAGILGDRKNRRNLMVIADFGRGILICILGFLSMSGTINIYILFISQILISIMDSIFGGASVAMLPELLSEDELMKAMSIRGALDAVSMIIGPALGGIIYGFFGIKTVFYLNGVSFILSGICSLAIVYKAKVYDKGKITLRSFFTENKEVLLLIKNSRGLMQLFAFAMITNLLMEPLFDIVMPYVMKKGIGFSSQQYGYIITAFMVGILIGNLALGLFAGKFKTKFLMNSGFILEMIMSFALTIVVFPKVVNILGGNSWNLFIILSLICLFMGIFNAAVNTPLNTNLQKMVSNDMRSRFFSLLGVFSQGAVPLGAIIYGILLDKFHYFNIMFVITILTSAITIYFIIKAVPEVYDPKPIGNNAKIEEKSLTGTVNNLNNLKGMVNN
- a CDS encoding transposase, with the protein product MFSLPRTERIKMDNAIYHVMVRSITEVPLFKKDDDKDKYLKQMKDYQTIFGFKVYAYCIMTNHAHFIIDSNGADISKIMHGLNFKYAVTYNRIHDRHGHVFQDRFKSKIVDTDRYLVTLSAYIHNNPLKIKGYENCPEKYKYSSLKVYLGLKKDETGLLDEAYIMQMMGENVNNARDRYLKFVYMCDKEKLKKEMEFEDEKTEYRSQRKVLVRNFSPEKIIAFICEETGIEKLMMYMKNSRNNKEARALAVLLMRSLCNFKIKHICQILGNITESRVSKLCSIGVELISTEDRYKDIVNKFILQQVC
- a CDS encoding VIT1/CCC1 transporter family protein, which translates into the protein MEISENLKEILLKIQLREITEGQIYRNVAKITKDENNKNILLKIAADENQHYKFIKTYTNTDVKVNKNVVWFYSFIAKTLGFTFAVKQMEGRENQAYKLYKYDELSYKLPEFAKMAKEEESHESLLLGMLDEDRLKYVGSIVLGLNDALVEITGSLAGFTLSMANTKTIALAGIITGMSATLSMAASEYIAEKAENTKDALKSSVYTGVSYLLTVILLVLPFIILPKDMYVQALIISLVIAVIVISVFNYYIAVAKEVNFKQRFIQMAGVSLGVAFLSFIIGLFVKNVLGIKL
- a CDS encoding ABC transporter ATP-binding protein; translated protein: MIEEKNKMVRFSPPKEKERLLSYIIKYRKQFLITAVSGIFFNSAIVLGPIFQGKLLDAAVNSPSITNILNAGISFILVTLSFQIARFFKRYYVRDMANRISGDMRISVMESILHTDLNAIEKKKVGDMMSTTIGDVDIVVEAVRKTITELWDTGVLMIAYFAALMFYDVKITLIVCIPIPFVIMLTQFMRKVVQAKSKAARAANSKTTTQIRKMISQINILRLYGREDTELKRFKERLTVQAKKTAIVNVLQNGLAPIYSSISSLGIILVIYLGGNKVIGGSWTIGIFTAYITMFTALAVRTTTAAKVFNLQQGAKASWDRVKSLLNNDSFREHQHSEGMNPIEISVNNLSFKYGDDQNYAIKNVSFKVPAGMIVGVTGSVGSGKSALGLALTGLYDYEGEICFNGQDLKNIDYNKKIDDITYMGHDSFLFSDSIKNNITWGNTDEAKLDKVLDIACLKQDMLNFQDGLETQLGEKGTRVSGGQRQRISMARALYKDSSIVILDDPFSAVDINTEAKIIKELRQNLQGRTIFIFSHRLQIFKYTDMILVFDKGRIAEKGTHNELINEEGIYSKILDSQSFLGGELYEA